The nucleotide window GCCTTTTCTTTGGCAATAGCTAGCATCTTAGATGTTATCTCTGAGTTGAATTCCGCAGTAACAATTGCAATGTTCATCTAATGCACCTTTGAGAATTCTAGTAGTTCTTTTCCATCAATAAATGGAATGGCATTTTCCTTTGCAAATTTTTGAGCCTTTTCCATTGATAGAGCTGAATATGTCTGGGCATCCATCATCTCGCATATCGCAGTGACTGGTGAAAGCTTGGCAAGCTCTGCCAAATATACTGACATTTCTGTATGCCCTTGTCTTTTTGCCAACAGTCCATTTGATGCTAATAATAACGGTACATGGCCTGGTGTGGCAAAAGACGAGATAAACTCTTTTTTTGCATTACTAGAACGATATAGATTTGCCATCTCTTTAATGGTCAGTGCTCGGTCTTTATCAGTTATTCCAGTATAGGTTTGCTTGTGGTTAATTGAAATGGAAAATGTTGGATGATCACCATATGGAGCAGTGCCCATTATCATTTGCTTTGAATCAGAATCCATATCAGAAGATCTTGATAAGATATGGTGCATGTATTGCAGGTTTAGCGATTTTGCAAAAGAATCCCCTATTGCAAGGCAGATAAGGCCTCCAGCGTTTTGCCGCATTCTAGATATGTGCTCTGGTGTTACAAATTGTGCGGCAACTACCATGTCCACTTCGTTTTCTCTTTTTCCAGAATCATAAAGCAGGACAAATTCGCCTCGTTTTAGTGACGCAATTGCATCATCTAGTGCCATTATATTCAAAATGGTTTTTGGTGGAATAATAAAGTTTACTAGTAAATTAGTAATTACCACTATTTTGGTAGA belongs to Candidatus Nitrosotenuis cloacae and includes:
- the ribB gene encoding 3,4-dihydroxy-2-butanone-4-phosphate synthase, with product MALDDAIASLKRGEFVLLYDSGKRENEVDMVVAAQFVTPEHISRMRQNAGGLICLAIGDSFAKSLNLQYMHHILSRSSDMDSDSKQMIMGTAPYGDHPTFSISINHKQTYTGITDKDRALTIKEMANLYRSSNAKKEFISSFATPGHVPLLLASNGLLAKRQGHTEMSVYLAELAKLSPVTAICEMMDAQTYSALSMEKAQKFAKENAIPFIDGKELLEFSKVH